In one Bacillus mesophilus genomic region, the following are encoded:
- a CDS encoding DUF2383 domain-containing protein: MKNQDNVIEELNTLLRGTYMGVRALEHHIQRLEDIELKQKFQSMQQEVKLDAQKLASRIQDLEGVPADSEGVSGRLNSFMHNVMLSENTQDIIEDAFKGMDTYGVHYSEEIAKGDLDEESRRIVEEVINNNRRHAEELRQLLH, translated from the coding sequence TTGAAAAATCAAGATAATGTTATTGAGGAATTAAATACTCTATTACGAGGTACATATATGGGGGTACGTGCTCTAGAACACCATATCCAAAGGCTAGAAGATATTGAATTGAAGCAAAAGTTTCAATCTATGCAACAGGAGGTAAAGCTGGATGCGCAGAAGCTTGCTAGTCGAATTCAGGATTTAGAAGGGGTTCCTGCCGATAGTGAAGGTGTATCTGGAAGATTGAATAGCTTCATGCATAATGTAATGCTCTCTGAAAATACACAGGATATTATTGAAGATGCATTTAAAGGCATGGACACTTATGGTGTACACTACTCAGAGGAAATTGCCAAGGGAGATTTAGATGAGGAGAGTAGAAGAATTGTTGAGGAAGTTATTAATAATAATCGTAGGCATGCTGAAGAGTTAAGACAATTGCTGCACTAA
- a CDS encoding D-alanyl-D-alanine carboxypeptidase family protein produces the protein MTLALSLIFPALAMAEESQVELAEKAKSAILIERDTGTILYDKNSNEKLPPASMTKIMTMILIMEAIDSGSITLDEKIRTSEYAASMGGSQIFLEAGEEMTVEEMLKGIAIASGNDASVAMAERIAGSEEAFVKMMNDKVAELGLENTSFKNPTGLPAEGHYSTAHDMALMAKELLKYDLITKFTSLYEDYLREDTDKKFWLVNTNRLVKFYPGVDGLKTGYTSEAKYCLTATAKKDGMRVVAVVMGAPTPKDRNAQVTKMLDYAFSQYKTHPMLERSAVVGKTKVSKGSSKYVDVVTSESISVLTKKGETIDDVTQEVVMKENVQAPVKKGDELGMLIIKRSDKSIVESPILAAEDVEMANWWQLFKRSVGLFTKTS, from the coding sequence ATGACACTAGCTTTATCATTGATATTTCCTGCTTTAGCAATGGCTGAAGAATCACAGGTGGAATTAGCTGAAAAAGCGAAATCTGCTATCTTAATTGAACGCGATACTGGCACAATTCTTTATGACAAGAATAGTAACGAAAAGCTACCACCTGCAAGTATGACAAAGATCATGACCATGATTTTAATTATGGAAGCAATTGATAGTGGAAGCATAACCCTGGATGAAAAAATACGAACTAGTGAGTATGCTGCATCTATGGGGGGATCCCAAATTTTCCTTGAAGCAGGCGAAGAAATGACTGTTGAGGAAATGTTGAAAGGAATCGCAATTGCCTCTGGTAATGATGCTTCAGTTGCGATGGCTGAACGAATTGCTGGTTCTGAAGAAGCATTCGTGAAAATGATGAATGATAAAGTTGCAGAGCTTGGCTTAGAAAATACAAGCTTTAAGAACCCAACAGGGTTACCTGCAGAGGGTCATTACAGCACCGCACACGATATGGCTCTGATGGCAAAAGAATTATTGAAATATGATTTAATCACGAAGTTTACAAGCTTATATGAGGACTACCTTCGTGAAGACACGGACAAAAAATTCTGGTTAGTTAACACAAATAGACTAGTTAAGTTTTATCCTGGAGTTGACGGATTAAAAACAGGTTATACAAGCGAGGCTAAATATTGCTTAACGGCTACGGCTAAAAAAGATGGTATGCGTGTTGTCGCTGTAGTGATGGGAGCACCTACTCCAAAAGATCGTAATGCACAGGTTACAAAAATGTTAGATTATGCGTTTAGTCAATATAAGACACATCCAATGCTAGAACGCTCAGCTGTTGTTGGTAAAACCAAAGTTAGTAAAGGTAGTAGCAAATATGTAGATGTTGTAACGTCTGAGAGTATTTCTGTTTTAACCAAAAAAGGTGAGACAATTGATGATGTCACACAAGAGGTTGTAATGAAGGAAAATGTACAGGCTCCTGTTAAAAAGGGAGATGAACTAGGTATGTTAATCATTAAAAGAAGTGATAAAAGTATTGTAGAAAGCCCAATTTTAGCAGCAGAAGATGTGGAAATGGCAAACTGGTGGCAGCTATTTAAACGTTCAGTGGGATTATTCACAAAGACCTCCTAA
- a CDS encoding ketopantoate reductase family protein, whose translation MNITVIGAGAIGGVIGAYLIREGHTVTFCDIVEEHVNVMNERGLTIEGEDETFTVPCPAYTPEQLLSRIGELDTIFLCVKAQHTEEALTPFLPYLSEHTKVISFQNGLCENIIARLVGEEKTIGCFVNFSADYLGPGKILYGGVAALYLGELDGRISQRVLDLQSLLKCWGPVQVTDNIWGYLWGKLSYAGLLYATALVDETMAGVVWNTKYREALMELCSEILEIADKEQVTPIGFDDWEPRLVYPREKRNSSNLDEQLTKLANRMASNKKSKSGIWRDLAVRKRKTEIDFQLVPITEMAKKHQVEMPLTETLISLIKEIEEGTIQMSWENLDILNDTFKKSKLQQT comes from the coding sequence ATGAATATTACCGTCATTGGTGCTGGTGCAATTGGTGGAGTAATCGGCGCATACTTAATAAGAGAAGGACATACGGTAACGTTTTGTGACATAGTGGAAGAGCACGTGAATGTGATGAATGAACGAGGACTTACAATAGAGGGGGAAGACGAAACCTTTACAGTACCTTGCCCCGCTTATACACCAGAGCAGCTTCTTTCAAGAATAGGTGAATTAGATACTATTTTCTTATGTGTAAAGGCACAACACACTGAAGAAGCATTAACACCTTTTCTTCCTTATCTATCGGAGCATACAAAAGTTATTTCGTTTCAGAATGGATTATGTGAAAACATCATTGCTAGATTAGTAGGTGAAGAAAAAACGATTGGTTGCTTTGTGAACTTTTCAGCTGACTATTTAGGCCCAGGCAAGATTTTATATGGTGGTGTCGCTGCTTTATATCTTGGTGAACTAGATGGAAGGATTAGTCAACGAGTATTAGACTTACAGTCATTGCTAAAGTGCTGGGGTCCAGTTCAAGTGACTGATAATATTTGGGGGTATTTATGGGGTAAGCTTTCCTATGCAGGACTGCTCTACGCTACGGCGCTTGTAGACGAAACGATGGCAGGGGTTGTTTGGAATACCAAATACAGAGAAGCACTAATGGAGCTTTGCTCAGAAATACTAGAAATTGCAGATAAGGAGCAGGTTACTCCAATAGGGTTTGATGACTGGGAGCCAAGACTGGTTTATCCAAGAGAAAAACGGAATTCTTCTAACTTAGATGAGCAACTCACAAAACTAGCAAACCGAATGGCTAGTAACAAAAAATCCAAAAGTGGAATCTGGAGAGATTTAGCTGTTCGCAAAAGAAAAACAGAGATTGACTTTCAGCTTGTTCCGATCACCGAAATGGCCAAGAAGCATCAAGTAGAGATGCCACTCACCGAAACCTTAATTTCACTGATCAAAGAAATTGAGGAAGGAACAATACAAATGAGCTGGGAAAATTTAGATATACTAAATGATACTTTTAAAAAGAGTAAGCTGCAGCAAACATAA
- a CDS encoding M20 family metallopeptidase, translating into MSQILNYLKENESNILDTLLRLTKAESPSHNKVLVDQCGEILRNEYESFIGHEVECIEKESVGNQYKFTYSNNSESEQLLVIGHMDTVWDEGALPIKQDGDLLYGPGVFDMKGGLTITLWALKALKEFNYFGSKKIVFLVTSDEEIGSAHSKDLIIQEAKRSRAVFVPESSIEPDGAVKTERKGAGKFLLKVEGISSHAGINAWDGASAIEELAYQIIDLKKLANRDEGISINVGVVSGGTRSNVIAKEAVAEIDVRITKKDQAEVIQNQILNRPQFIAGTNIEITGEIERFPLERNEQVVELYEVFKEIAANHGYDLKEGSSGGASDGNFTSGIGVPTIDGLGPLGGGAHNESEHVYISNLPYRAALLAEALLKYMK; encoded by the coding sequence TTGTCACAAATACTAAATTATCTAAAAGAGAATGAATCTAATATATTGGATACGCTTCTACGACTTACGAAAGCAGAGTCACCTTCCCACAACAAAGTACTAGTGGATCAATGTGGAGAGATTTTGAGAAACGAATACGAATCTTTTATTGGGCATGAAGTTGAATGTATCGAAAAAGAAAGTGTGGGCAATCAGTACAAGTTTACGTATAGTAACAATTCCGAGTCTGAACAATTATTAGTCATCGGACATATGGACACCGTTTGGGATGAAGGTGCTCTTCCTATTAAACAGGACGGAGACCTACTATATGGACCAGGTGTGTTTGATATGAAGGGTGGTTTAACCATTACGTTGTGGGCGCTAAAGGCCTTAAAAGAATTCAATTATTTTGGAAGTAAAAAGATTGTTTTTTTAGTTACGTCAGATGAAGAAATCGGTAGTGCTCATTCGAAAGACCTTATCATTCAGGAAGCTAAGAGAAGCAGGGCAGTCTTTGTTCCTGAATCTAGTATCGAACCTGATGGTGCTGTTAAAACAGAACGAAAGGGAGCAGGGAAATTCCTTCTAAAAGTTGAAGGAATCTCATCTCATGCTGGAATTAACGCCTGGGATGGGGCAAGTGCCATTGAAGAGTTAGCATATCAGATTATCGATCTAAAGAAACTGGCTAACCGGGACGAAGGAATATCTATTAATGTTGGAGTAGTGAGTGGAGGAACAAGGTCGAATGTAATAGCAAAAGAAGCGGTTGCTGAAATTGATGTCCGAATCACAAAAAAGGATCAAGCTGAAGTGATCCAGAATCAAATTTTAAATCGTCCTCAATTTATAGCAGGAACTAACATAGAGATAACAGGTGAAATCGAACGTTTCCCTTTAGAAAGAAACGAGCAAGTTGTTGAGCTATATGAGGTTTTTAAAGAAATCGCTGCTAATCATGGCTATGATCTTAAAGAAGGGTCATCAGGAGGAGCGAGTGATGGAAACTTCACTTCTGGTATAGGTGTTCCCACAATCGATGGACTTGGACCACTAGGAGGAGGCGCTCATAATGAAAGTGAACATGTATACATCTCAAATCTTCCTTACAGAGCTGCCTTGCTTGCAGAAGCACTATTAAAATATATGAAATAA
- the sigF gene encoding RNA polymerase sporulation sigma factor SigF codes for MDVEVKKEKSETYLKDHEVKDLIKRSQLGEQGARDLIVQKNMRLVWSVVQRFINRGYEPDDLFQIGCIGLLKSVDKFDLSYDVKFSTYAVPMIIGEIQRFIRDDGTVKVSRSLKEMGNKIRKARDELSKIHGRVPTITEIAEKLEISPEDVVLAQEASRAPSSIHETVYENDGDPITLLDQIADDTETGWFDKIALKEAIRDLDERERLIVFLRYYKDQTQSEVANRLGISQVQVSRLEKKILQQMKDRMGV; via the coding sequence ATGGATGTGGAGGTCAAAAAAGAGAAGAGCGAGACATACTTAAAAGATCATGAGGTCAAGGATTTAATAAAACGAAGTCAACTTGGCGAGCAAGGAGCTCGAGATTTAATTGTTCAAAAAAACATGCGATTAGTTTGGTCGGTAGTCCAACGTTTTATAAATAGAGGCTATGAACCAGATGATTTATTTCAAATTGGATGTATTGGACTTTTAAAATCGGTCGATAAATTTGATTTATCGTATGATGTGAAATTTTCAACATACGCTGTTCCAATGATTATTGGAGAAATTCAACGATTCATTAGAGATGATGGAACAGTAAAGGTAAGTCGATCTCTCAAGGAGATGGGGAATAAGATTCGTAAAGCCAGGGATGAGCTTTCGAAGATACATGGTAGAGTTCCTACTATTACTGAAATAGCGGAAAAATTGGAAATATCACCGGAGGATGTAGTACTTGCTCAAGAAGCAAGCAGAGCTCCTTCTTCTATACATGAAACTGTATATGAGAATGATGGTGATCCAATCACACTCCTAGATCAGATTGCTGATGATACGGAGACAGGATGGTTTGATAAGATAGCTCTTAAAGAGGCCATTCGTGACTTAGATGAACGGGAACGACTAATTGTTTTTCTAAGGTACTATAAAGACCAAACCCAATCAGAAGTGGCGAACCGTTTAGGCATTTCGCAGGTTCAAGTGTCACGATTGGAAAAGAAAATATTACAGCAGATGAAAGACCGGATGGGCGTTTAG
- the spoIIAA gene encoding anti-sigma F factor antagonist, producing the protein MSLSIDLEIKHSVLCIRLVGELDHHTAEELRAKVTASLEKNNINHIILNLEQLSFMDSSGLGVILGRYKQIKNAGGEMVVCAISPAVKRLFDMSGLFKIIRLEKNEKFALETLGVA; encoded by the coding sequence GTGAGTCTTTCGATTGACTTAGAAATTAAACACAGCGTACTTTGCATCCGACTAGTAGGTGAGTTAGATCATCATACAGCGGAAGAATTAAGAGCAAAGGTAACGGCTTCGTTAGAAAAAAATAATATAAATCATATCATCTTAAATCTAGAGCAATTATCCTTTATGGACAGCTCAGGACTAGGAGTTATATTAGGACGGTACAAGCAAATTAAAAATGCTGGTGGAGAAATGGTTGTGTGTGCTATTTCCCCTGCTGTAAAACGTCTATTTGATATGTCAGGACTGTTTAAAATTATTCGTCTTGAGAAAAATGAGAAATTTGCACTTGAAACTTTGGGGGTGGCGTAA
- a CDS encoding pyrimidine-nucleoside phosphorylase translates to MRMVDLIQKKRDGLSLSKEEIDYIIQGYTNGDIPDYQMSAFAMAVFFKDMSSQERADLTMAMVESGDQIDLSMIEGIKVDKHSTGGVGDTTTLVLGPLVASVGVPVAKMSGRGLGHTGGTIDKLEAVSGFNVEITNEQFVSLVNEFKLAVIGQSGNLTPADKKLYALRDVTATVNAIPLIASSIMSKKIAAGADAIVLDVKTGAGAFMKDLEEAKVLAKAMVEIGNNVGRQTMAVISDMSQPLGFAIGNALEVKEAIDTLQGKGPKDLEELCLVLGSHMVCLAGKAETQEEARELLLQSMKNGKALSTFKTFLRNQGGDETVVDEPTKLPTAKYIVELESTQEGYVSEIIADEIGTAAMKLGAGRATKESEIDLAVGLVLNKKIGDQVKVGESLVTIHSNQENLDEIKTTISEAIKLVSTPVKAPTLIYDTISI, encoded by the coding sequence ATGAGAATGGTTGATCTGATACAAAAAAAGCGCGACGGTTTGTCTTTATCAAAAGAGGAAATTGATTATATAATTCAAGGCTATACAAATGGAGACATTCCAGATTATCAGATGAGTGCCTTTGCTATGGCTGTATTTTTCAAGGATATGAGCAGCCAGGAGCGAGCTGATTTAACAATGGCGATGGTAGAGTCTGGTGATCAAATTGATTTATCAATGATTGAAGGAATAAAGGTTGATAAACATAGTACAGGTGGAGTGGGAGATACGACGACACTTGTACTAGGTCCGCTAGTTGCTTCAGTAGGCGTTCCGGTAGCGAAAATGTCTGGAAGAGGACTAGGACATACCGGAGGAACGATCGATAAATTAGAGGCTGTTTCTGGCTTTAATGTCGAAATTACAAACGAGCAATTTGTTTCATTGGTTAATGAGTTTAAGCTTGCGGTAATCGGTCAGAGTGGAAACTTAACCCCAGCTGATAAAAAGCTTTATGCACTCCGTGATGTAACGGCAACTGTTAATGCGATCCCACTGATAGCTAGCTCCATTATGAGTAAAAAAATTGCAGCAGGTGCTGATGCAATTGTCTTAGATGTTAAGACAGGAGCAGGTGCATTTATGAAGGATCTCGAAGAAGCAAAGGTGTTAGCAAAAGCAATGGTTGAAATCGGTAATAACGTTGGAAGACAAACGATGGCTGTCATTTCGGATATGAGCCAACCATTAGGATTTGCAATCGGAAATGCTCTTGAGGTCAAGGAAGCCATTGATACGTTGCAAGGGAAGGGTCCTAAAGATTTAGAGGAGCTTTGCTTAGTATTAGGAAGTCATATGGTATGTCTAGCAGGAAAAGCCGAAACTCAAGAGGAAGCTAGAGAACTCCTATTACAATCAATGAAGAATGGTAAAGCTTTATCAACCTTCAAAACGTTTTTACGTAATCAAGGTGGGGATGAAACGGTTGTTGATGAACCAACTAAGCTTCCAACCGCTAAATATATCGTTGAGCTAGAATCTACTCAAGAAGGTTATGTATCAGAAATTATTGCTGATGAGATCGGAACTGCCGCTATGAAATTAGGAGCAGGTCGAGCTACCAAAGAATCAGAAATTGATCTAGCGGTAGGGCTTGTGCTTAATAAAAAGATTGGTGATCAAGTCAAAGTTGGTGAATCATTAGTTACGATCCATAGTAATCAAGAGAACTTAGATGAGATCAAGACTACAATCAGCGAGGCAATTAAACTTGTAAGTACTCCTGTCAAGGCTCCAACACTCATTTATGATACAATCAGCATTTAA
- a CDS encoding purine-nucleoside phosphorylase: MENLLSKMNEAVAYIEEQTNIKPEFGLILGSGLGELADEIEEAVKIDYEKIPNFPVSTVEGHAGKLVVGKLQGKPVIAMQGRFHFYEGYSMQEVTFPVRVMKGLGVHSIVVTNACGGMNKDFEPGDLMLIEDHLNMTGANPLIGPNESELGPRFPDMSRAYTREYIQTAKDVAQSLDINVQQGVYAGITGPTYMTPAELIMLRNLGADTIGMSTVPEVIVASHMGLKVLGISCVTDMAIGEELEPLTHEQVVQVANRAKPKFIKLVKEFIAKVQ, from the coding sequence ATGGAGAACTTATTATCAAAGATGAACGAAGCCGTAGCATACATAGAGGAGCAAACAAATATTAAGCCAGAGTTTGGTTTAATCTTAGGTTCTGGACTAGGCGAGTTAGCAGATGAAATTGAAGAAGCAGTTAAAATAGATTATGAAAAAATTCCTAATTTCCCAGTTTCAACGGTTGAGGGACATGCTGGTAAGCTTGTTGTTGGTAAACTTCAAGGTAAACCAGTCATTGCGATGCAAGGAAGATTCCATTTTTATGAGGGATATTCTATGCAAGAGGTTACGTTCCCTGTTCGTGTGATGAAGGGGTTAGGCGTACATTCAATCGTTGTTACGAATGCTTGTGGTGGGATGAACAAAGATTTCGAACCAGGTGACTTAATGTTAATTGAAGATCACTTAAACATGACAGGAGCTAATCCGTTAATTGGACCGAATGAATCTGAGTTAGGGCCTCGCTTCCCAGATATGAGCCGTGCTTATACTAGGGAGTATATTCAGACTGCAAAGGACGTTGCACAAAGCCTGGATATAAATGTACAGCAAGGTGTTTATGCTGGTATAACCGGTCCAACTTACATGACACCTGCAGAGCTAATCATGCTTCGTAATCTAGGAGCTGACACAATTGGGATGTCAACAGTACCTGAAGTAATTGTTGCAAGTCATATGGGCTTAAAAGTGTTAGGGATTTCATGTGTAACGGATATGGCGATCGGAGAAGAACTTGAGCCATTAACGCATGAACAGGTGGTACAAGTAGCGAACAGAGCAAAACCGAAGTTTATCAAGCTTGTAAAGGAATTCATTGCAAAGGTTCAATAG
- the spoIIAB gene encoding anti-sigma F factor has product MKNEMHLQFSALSQNESFARVTVAAFITQLDPTMDELTEIKTVVSEAVTNAIIHGYESNPDGIVYISVTLDDHTVEITIRDNGIGISDIEEARQPLFTTKPELERSGMGFTIMENFMDHFELESHETNGTTIRLTKHLTKSKALCN; this is encoded by the coding sequence ATGAAAAACGAAATGCACCTTCAATTTTCAGCACTAAGTCAAAATGAATCATTTGCTCGTGTCACTGTTGCGGCTTTTATCACACAGTTAGATCCGACAATGGATGAACTGACGGAAATTAAAACAGTTGTTTCAGAAGCTGTAACAAATGCAATTATTCATGGCTATGAAAGTAATCCAGACGGAATCGTTTATATTTCAGTGACGTTAGATGATCATACTGTAGAAATAACTATACGTGATAATGGGATTGGAATTTCTGATATCGAAGAAGCGCGTCAGCCGTTGTTTACAACAAAACCGGAGCTTGAACGTTCTGGAATGGGCTTCACCATTATGGAAAATTTTATGGACCATTTCGAACTTGAATCTCATGAAACCAACGGTACAACCATCCGCTTAACTAAGCATTTAACGAAGAGCAAAGCGCTTTGTAACTAA
- a CDS encoding stage V sporulation protein AA, with amino-acid sequence MEETLYLRMRHKINVKPNHTVTIGDLAQIISNDSLKKEVQEKIVYHINMSDRNIVVIDVMTVIEKIYSFFPDVDIQVTGASQTIVEIEYKKRNFSPVFFIGVWLLLFVGAALAIMNFHEDVSMREVHQRIYYIITGEAVEKPLLLQIPYSLGLGLGMVLFFNHLFRKRINEEPSPLEVEMFNYQQDLDRYVMMNENKESTKKLDDH; translated from the coding sequence ATGGAAGAAACACTATATTTAAGGATGCGCCACAAGATAAATGTTAAGCCGAATCATACGGTTACCATCGGTGATCTTGCTCAAATTATTTCTAATGATTCGTTAAAAAAAGAGGTTCAAGAGAAGATTGTCTATCACATTAATATGAGTGACAGGAATATTGTTGTGATTGACGTTATGACAGTCATTGAAAAAATCTATTCTTTCTTTCCGGATGTAGACATTCAAGTAACAGGTGCATCACAGACCATTGTAGAGATCGAATATAAAAAACGTAATTTCTCTCCTGTTTTTTTCATTGGAGTGTGGTTATTGCTATTTGTAGGTGCAGCACTAGCTATTATGAACTTCCATGAGGATGTAAGTATGCGAGAAGTTCATCAACGAATTTACTACATTATTACCGGAGAAGCGGTGGAGAAACCACTTCTTTTGCAGATTCCCTATTCATTAGGTCTTGGTCTTGGAATGGTATTGTTTTTCAATCATTTGTTTCGGAAGCGAATTAACGAAGAGCCTAGCCCATTAGAAGTCGAGATGTTTAACTACCAGCAGGATTTAGATCGGTACGTCATGATGAATGAAAATAAGGAAAGTACCAAGAAACTCGATGATCATTAA
- a CDS encoding SDR family NAD(P)-dependent oxidoreductase yields MIQSTQSTIFTNKVVIVTGAAHGIGKGICLEFLKQGATVIGLDILQEELTQVKEEACKKYGNFIDRFYIEQVDLTLENKVYAVIQQIIEKHEKVDVLVNNAGGVCGQVNQPIDDVSYEEWKKIFEINLDASFFMTKAVAPHMKQRGYGRIINISSGAGRSTSLTGIQAYASAKAGQIGFTRQMAQELGSFGITVNNVAPGFVISNPSTEKQWNRMSEEQQKALIQSISVKRLGKPEDIAYAVLFFASDAASYISGQIISVDGGQQLF; encoded by the coding sequence ATGATTCAATCTACTCAATCTACAATATTCACGAATAAAGTGGTAATCGTAACGGGAGCAGCCCATGGGATTGGAAAAGGGATTTGTCTGGAATTTCTTAAACAAGGTGCAACAGTGATTGGGTTAGACATTCTTCAAGAAGAATTAACTCAAGTGAAGGAGGAAGCTTGTAAGAAATATGGCAACTTTATAGACCGTTTCTATATTGAACAGGTTGATTTAACTCTTGAAAATAAGGTTTACGCAGTAATTCAACAGATCATTGAAAAGCACGAGAAGGTGGATGTTTTAGTAAACAATGCTGGTGGTGTTTGCGGGCAGGTCAATCAGCCTATTGATGATGTGTCTTATGAAGAATGGAAGAAAATTTTTGAAATTAATCTGGATGCTTCCTTCTTTATGACAAAAGCGGTTGCTCCTCATATGAAGCAACGAGGATATGGACGAATTATTAATATTTCTAGTGGTGCTGGAAGAAGTACGAGTTTAACTGGGATTCAAGCATATGCAAGTGCAAAAGCTGGTCAAATAGGTTTTACTAGGCAAATGGCTCAAGAGCTTGGTAGCTTTGGCATCACAGTGAATAATGTTGCACCTGGTTTTGTCATATCTAATCCATCAACTGAAAAACAATGGAACCGGATGTCAGAGGAACAACAGAAGGCCCTGATCCAATCTATTTCTGTTAAGAGACTAGGAAAGCCAGAAGACATTGCATACGCAGTTTTATTTTTTGCATCAGACGCTGCAAGCTACATTAGTGGTCAAATTATATCTGTTGATGGTGGACAACAACTATTCTAG
- a CDS encoding purine-nucleoside phosphorylase: MEKAIVEKSASYIKEKLHETPTIGLILGSGLGVLADEIKNPVKIPYHEIPEFPISTVEGHAGQLVIGDLEGVQVVAMQGRFHFYEGYSLHKVTFPVRVMKELGVETVIVTNAAGGVNTSFKPGDLMIITDHINNMSQNPLIGKNESEYGVRFPDMSSAYCPELRKKAKEVASRLDITLQEGVYLGNTGPSYETPAEIKMIRALGADAVGMSTVPEVIIARHANLKVLGISCISNMAAGILDQPLTHDEVIETTAMAQASFLSLVKEVVKEMGGNQ; the protein is encoded by the coding sequence ATGGAGAAAGCAATAGTAGAAAAGTCAGCAAGTTATATAAAAGAGAAGCTACATGAAACACCTACAATAGGATTAATTCTAGGTTCAGGGTTAGGTGTACTAGCTGACGAAATTAAAAATCCTGTTAAAATCCCTTATCACGAGATTCCAGAATTTCCAATCTCGACGGTTGAGGGACATGCAGGACAATTAGTAATTGGTGACCTTGAAGGAGTTCAAGTTGTAGCCATGCAAGGGCGCTTTCACTTTTATGAGGGGTATAGCTTACATAAAGTAACGTTTCCTGTCAGAGTCATGAAAGAATTAGGTGTGGAAACAGTAATTGTGACAAACGCTGCTGGTGGAGTGAATACTTCCTTTAAACCAGGTGATTTAATGATTATTACGGACCATATCAATAATATGAGTCAAAACCCTTTGATTGGAAAAAATGAGTCTGAGTACGGGGTACGCTTCCCAGATATGTCTAGCGCTTATTGTCCGGAACTTCGTAAAAAGGCGAAGGAAGTAGCAAGTCGTCTGGATATCACCTTACAAGAAGGTGTGTATCTTGGGAATACAGGACCTTCTTATGAAACTCCGGCAGAAATTAAAATGATTAGAGCTCTAGGTGCGGATGCAGTTGGAATGTCTACGGTTCCAGAGGTCATTATTGCAAGACATGCTAACTTAAAGGTGTTAGGGATTTCATGTATTTCAAATATGGCAGCGGGTATTTTAGATCAGCCACTAACTCATGATGAAGTTATAGAAACAACAGCTATGGCCCAGGCAAGCTTTTTATCGCTTGTTAAAGAGGTTGTGAAGGAAATGGGAGGAAATCAATAA